The genomic stretch TATAACAGTACAGGTAGAGAGGCCGAATGTATGGATGCATGCCAAGTGCTATAAAACATGAAGTGCATGCATGCACCAAAATGAAGCCATCAAAGTTACCTGTTGTGGATAGGGTCAGGCCCCTTTGGAATTCTCCTCTTGCTGCTCCGGTACGCGTCCTCGCCGGCCATCCCACTGCCCGAGTACGGCACCGGGGAGCTCGTCCTCGTTCTGGTGCCCGCATGTTCCGCTGCTAAGCTCGCACTAACACCACTCGTCGTGGCCGCCATCACCACCAGAAGCGAAGCGCacacgacgaagatgatgaccacAGCTATCCTGCAACACGCCAATGCCCCTACCGACCTATCCGGCCGTCTTCCCATATAGATAGTGACCCTCCTCTGCTACTCAGAGTGCTTCTCCCCTCTGCACTACCACGCCAgtgttttcctttttcaaatcCACAGGGCAGAGAATAACGTGGCTGGGCGATAGCTAGAAGCAGAGGCGCCGCTATATGAGGTCTGTAGAAGAGAAAAGCAAAGGTAggagaagaagatgaggaagagagCAGAGTTGCATGATGACAGTGACAATGCCAAGGCAGACAGGCAGGCGAGACGAATGATCTTATGCAAAGCGGATAGCACTAGCAGGGCACACGCACAAACACAAGTGCAtgcctcttttcttcttct from Lolium rigidum isolate FL_2022 chromosome 4, APGP_CSIRO_Lrig_0.1, whole genome shotgun sequence encodes the following:
- the LOC124706301 gene encoding uncharacterized protein LOC124706301, which codes for MGRRPDRSVGALACCRIAVVIIFVVCASLLVVMAATTSGVSASLAAEHAGTRTRTSSPVPYSGSGMAGEDAYRSSKRRIPKGPDPIHNRRAGKTTIAPRRRD